A part of Propioniciclava coleopterorum genomic DNA contains:
- a CDS encoding GuaB3 family IMP dehydrogenase-related protein has translation MIEIGRAKRATQVYGFDDIAIVPTRRTRTPEDVKLTWTIDALTFDFPIVAAPMDSVMSPATAIEFGRLGGLGVLNLEGLWTRYEDPEPLLAELAEISDATAATRRMQEMYAAPVQPELIRARMQEIRDAGVPVAGALSPQRAQEFASVVESSGVDFFVIRGTTVSAEHVSASEEPLNLKEFIRKLDVPVIVGGCATYQAALHLMRTGAAGVLVGFGGAATGRTRHVLGVEVPMASAIADVAAARRDYMDESGGRYVHVIADGALGRSGDLAKAIACGADACMVATPLARAAEAPGKGWHWGPEAWHPRLPRGERVRVGRVGTLAEIVEGPSHVPDGTMNLVGALRKAMSTTGYTEVKEFQRVEIVVHA, from the coding sequence ATGATCGAGATCGGACGTGCCAAGCGCGCCACCCAGGTGTACGGCTTCGACGACATCGCGATCGTCCCGACGCGGCGCACCCGCACGCCGGAGGACGTGAAGCTGACGTGGACCATCGACGCCCTCACCTTCGACTTCCCGATCGTGGCGGCGCCCATGGACTCGGTGATGTCCCCGGCGACCGCCATCGAGTTCGGACGCCTCGGCGGCCTGGGCGTCCTCAACCTCGAGGGGTTGTGGACGCGGTACGAGGATCCCGAGCCGCTGCTCGCCGAACTCGCCGAGATCAGTGACGCCACCGCCGCGACCCGGCGGATGCAGGAGATGTACGCCGCCCCGGTCCAGCCCGAACTGATCCGCGCCCGCATGCAGGAGATCCGGGACGCCGGAGTGCCGGTCGCCGGCGCACTGTCGCCGCAGCGCGCGCAGGAGTTCGCGTCGGTGGTCGAGTCCTCGGGCGTCGACTTCTTCGTCATCCGCGGCACCACCGTGTCGGCGGAGCACGTCTCCGCGTCGGAGGAGCCGCTCAACCTCAAGGAGTTCATCCGCAAGCTCGACGTGCCGGTCATCGTGGGCGGCTGCGCCACCTACCAGGCGGCGCTGCACCTGATGCGGACCGGCGCCGCCGGCGTCCTCGTGGGCTTCGGGGGCGCGGCCACGGGCCGCACCCGGCACGTGCTCGGCGTCGAGGTGCCGATGGCGTCGGCGATCGCCGACGTGGCCGCGGCCCGCCGCGACTACATGGACGAGTCCGGCGGACGCTACGTGCACGTGATCGCGGACGGCGCGCTGGGCCGCTCGGGCGACCTGGCCAAGGCCATCGCCTGCGGCGCCGACGCCTGCATGGTGGCGACGCCGCTGGCGCGCGCCGCGGAGGCGCCTGGCAAGGGCTGGCACTGGGGCCCCGAGGCCTGGCACCCCCGCCTGCCGCGCGGCGAGCGCGTCCGCGTCGGCCGGGTCGGCACCCTGGCGGAGATCGTGGAGGGCCCCTCGCACGTGCCGGACGGGACCATGAACCTCGTCGGGGCGCTGCGGAAGGCGATGAGCACCACCGGCTACACCGAGGTCAAGGAGTTCCAGCGCGTCGAGATCGTCGTGCACGCGTAG
- a CDS encoding penicillin-binding transpeptidase domain-containing protein, with product MKRALAVAVALSLLVATAGVVWWFAFLPGQRAKETVQAIAAGLASGTLDDALFVTPAAGAELSRIYSGMGALRPQVTPGEVRTLPDGSLGTDLTWRWEIHAGKAPWEYTTPIALVRADGPNWKATFSPALVAPGLERTDRLRATRLSAVRGAILGQDGEPLAGNTQAFRVGIDKTLTTPESAAASARPVAELLGIDPDRYVARVQGAGAKAFIEARILRANDPTESALATRASEWAGVRAIRTTFPLGLTSSFARPLLGVVGEATAEQVEASAGTIRAGDLAGRGGLQEARNHVLAGLTGFVIERVDPDNKAAELFRVEPLNGTDVQTTIDVGLQRSAEQILAGVGPASSLVAIRPSDGAVLAAAVGPGSQGFSTATMGQYAPGSTFKVVTSLAMARHGITPDTTVECSDGITVDGYRFDNWQGYPAGALGSVPLRTAFAFSCNSAFINARGTVSQADLADAAGSLGLTAEPQLVLPGFLGAVPTEAAGVDHAASMIGQGKLLASPLGMATVAASVAAGHTVVPVLVPEPGRTPESTAAPLTEAEAAQLRTLMRAVVTEGGHASLAALPGEPVLAKTGTASHGAQVRFHGWMIAVQGDLAVAAFTEDATSGTADAEPLVVSLLQAAARR from the coding sequence ATGAAACGCGCGCTGGCCGTGGCCGTCGCCCTCAGCCTCCTGGTGGCGACCGCCGGTGTGGTGTGGTGGTTCGCGTTCCTCCCGGGACAGCGCGCGAAGGAGACGGTGCAGGCCATCGCGGCCGGGCTCGCCTCCGGCACCCTCGACGACGCGCTGTTCGTCACGCCGGCGGCCGGCGCGGAGCTGAGCCGGATCTACTCGGGCATGGGCGCGCTGCGTCCGCAGGTCACCCCCGGCGAGGTGCGCACGCTGCCTGACGGCTCGTTGGGGACCGACCTGACCTGGCGCTGGGAGATCCACGCCGGCAAGGCGCCCTGGGAGTACACGACCCCCATCGCGCTGGTGCGGGCGGACGGGCCGAACTGGAAGGCCACCTTCAGCCCCGCGCTCGTCGCGCCGGGGTTGGAACGCACCGACCGGCTCCGTGCGACGCGACTCTCCGCCGTCCGCGGCGCGATCCTGGGCCAGGACGGGGAGCCGCTCGCCGGCAACACCCAGGCGTTCCGGGTGGGGATCGACAAGACGCTGACGACGCCGGAGTCCGCCGCGGCCAGCGCCCGGCCGGTCGCCGAACTGCTGGGCATCGACCCCGACCGCTACGTGGCCCGCGTCCAGGGCGCGGGGGCGAAGGCGTTCATCGAGGCGCGCATCCTGCGCGCCAACGATCCGACCGAGTCCGCCCTGGCCACGCGGGCCAGCGAGTGGGCCGGCGTCCGGGCCATCAGGACCACGTTCCCGCTCGGCCTCACCTCCTCGTTCGCGCGCCCGCTGCTCGGCGTGGTCGGCGAGGCCACCGCGGAGCAGGTCGAGGCGTCCGCCGGCACCATCCGCGCCGGCGACCTCGCCGGACGCGGCGGGCTGCAGGAGGCGCGCAACCACGTGCTCGCCGGGCTGACCGGCTTCGTCATCGAGCGCGTGGACCCCGACAACAAGGCCGCCGAGCTGTTCCGCGTCGAGCCGCTCAACGGCACCGACGTGCAGACCACCATCGACGTCGGGCTGCAGCGCAGCGCCGAGCAGATCCTCGCCGGGGTCGGGCCGGCCTCCTCGCTCGTCGCGATCCGGCCCTCGGACGGCGCGGTGCTCGCCGCGGCGGTGGGCCCGGGCTCGCAGGGATTCTCGACGGCGACGATGGGCCAGTACGCGCCGGGCTCGACGTTCAAGGTCGTCACGTCGCTGGCCATGGCGCGCCACGGCATCACGCCCGACACGACGGTCGAGTGCAGCGACGGCATCACCGTCGACGGCTACCGCTTCGACAACTGGCAGGGCTACCCGGCCGGGGCGCTGGGCTCGGTGCCGCTGCGCACCGCCTTCGCATTCTCGTGTAACAGCGCCTTCATCAACGCCCGCGGGACGGTGAGCCAGGCCGACCTCGCGGACGCCGCCGGCAGCCTGGGGCTGACCGCCGAGCCGCAACTGGTCCTCCCCGGCTTCCTGGGCGCGGTGCCGACCGAGGCCGCCGGCGTCGACCACGCCGCGTCCATGATCGGCCAGGGCAAGCTGCTGGCCAGCCCGTTGGGCATGGCGACGGTCGCGGCGAGCGTGGCGGCCGGGCACACGGTCGTCCCGGTGCTGGTCCCCGAGCCGGGGCGCACCCCGGAGTCGACGGCGGCCCCGCTGACCGAGGCCGAGGCCGCGCAGCTGCGGACGCTGATGCGGGCGGTGGTCACCGAGGGCGGGCACGCGAGCCTGGCTGCGCTGCCCGGCGAACCCGTGTTGGCCAAGACCGGCACCGCGAGCCATGGGGCGCAGGTGAGGTTCCACGGCTGGATGATCGCCGTCCAGGGCGACCTGGCGGTGGCGGCGTTCACCGAGGACGCCACGAGCGGCACCGCCGACGCCGAACCCCTGGTCGTGTCGCTGCTGCAGGCCGCCGCGCGGCGCTGA